The genomic region GTGCAGCAGTTCCGGGGTGGTCGAAGTCACCCAAAAGAACGATATTTTGCGCGAGATTACGATCAAGCCCGGGGAACTGCACATGGTGGACGACCCCGACGAGGTGGCAGTGGAGTCGGGTCAGTTGGCTTATCCGGGCCAGGAAGTGGTCCCGGGGCTGACCGTGGACGAGTTGCGCTATGTGGAACACGTGGAGACGCCCGAAGGTCCGGCGATTCTGCTGCGTCCGGCGATCGAGTTTGCGGTACCGGACGAGCCTGCGATTCCGTCTCAGGATTCGATCGGGGAAGCCAACGACAACGGCATCATTCGCCTGCGCGCGGTGCAACGGATTCCCTATAAGGATGGGGAACGGGTCAAGTCCGTGGAAGGCTTGGAGTTGTTACGCACCCAGTTGATTCTCGAAATTGAGAAGGAAGCGCCGCAGTTGGCGGCGGATATCGAATTGGTGCCGGATCCGGAAGATCCGGAGTTGATGCGCTTGCAGTTGGTGATTCTCGAATCGCTGGTGATTCGGCGCGACGTGGCGGCGGATCCGACTCAGGGCAGTACGGCGACGCGCTTGCTGGTGAGTGACGGCGACGAAATCGCCCCCGGGGCCGTGGTCGCGCGCACGGAAATTCAGTGCAAGGAAGCTGGGGAAGTGCAAGGCATCCGCGAGGGTGGCGAGGCGATCCGGCGGGTGCTGGTAGTGCGCGAGGCGGATTTGGTCAAGGTGACGACGACGGGAGAACCGAGTTGTCAGCCGCGAGATTTTTTGGTCTCCGGGGTGGAAGTGGCGCCGGGAGAAGTCCTGGAAGAGTCGGGTCAGGTGATGGCGATCGCGCCGTCGCCGGAAGGCAACGGATACGAAGTGACTTTGCGAACCGGACGGCCTTACCGGGTTTCGCCGGGGGCGGTCCTGCACGTGGAAGATGGCTCGTTGGTGCAACGGGGCGATAATTTGGTGATTTTGGTGTTCGAGCGCGCCAAGACCGGGGATATCATTCAAGGTTTGCCCCGGATCGAGGAATTGCTCGAAGCGCGCAAGCCCAAGGAAGCGTGTATTTTAGCGAAGGGCGCCGGGACGGCTCAGGTGATTTACAACGACGACGAGAGCGTCGAAATCAAGGTCGTGGAGCCGGATGGCAATGTCGAGGACTATCCGATCGGCCCGGGGCAGAATGCTCTGGTGTCCGATGGGGAACAAGTGGAGGCAGCGCAAGCGCTGACGGACGGTCCGGCGAATCCTCACGAGATTCTGGAGATCCATTTCAAGGTCAATCAGGAACGCTTGGGGGTTTACGAGGCGGCGTTGGAAAGTTTCGCCAAGGTGCAGACGTTCTTGGTCAACGAGGTGCAGTCGGTGTATCAATCCCAAGGGATCGATATTTCGGACAAGCATATCGAGGTGATCGTGCGTCAGATGACGAATAAGGTTCGCATCGACGACGGCGGCGATACGACGATGCTGCCGGGTGAGTTGGTGGAGCTGCGCCAGGTGGAACAGGTCAACGAGGCAATGTCGATTACCGGGGGCGCTCCGGCGGAATATACGCCGATGTTGCTCGGGATTACGAAGGCGTCGCTGAATACGGACAGTTTCATTTCGGCGGCGAGTTTCCAGGAGACGACCCGGGTGTTGACCGAGGCGGCGATCGAGGGCAAGTCCGATTGGCTGCGCGGTTTGAAAGAAAACGTGATTATCGGTCGCTTGATTCCGGCGGGGACGGGCTTCAATGCTTACGAGGAGTTGCAAGCGTCGGATCTCGATGTCGGTTTGGCAATGTCGGAGAGCGTGTTGGATGAGGAGGACGATTTACAAGATATCGTTCTCGACGATCGCACGGCTCGCTCTTACAGTACCAATGGCATGTTTGAGGCGATGGGGGATGACGATGGCGAACAAGAGTCGTCTCAGTCTTCCAAGCGGCGATCGCGCGCCTCGAAAGATGAGGACGAGGAGTTTGGCTCCTTCGACGACGATGAGGAGTTAATCGGCGGCGACTTCGACGAGGACGATAACGACGATCTCGATGACGATGACGACGACGATGAAATGTAAGCATCGCTCTCACTCTCGTCGATAACGACGGGAAAGAGTTGCTGTAGATAGTTCGATTGGGGGAGTTCGGCGCCGTCCGGACTCTCCTTTTTTTGCTATTTTTCGCAGGCGACCCGTGCAGGTTCTTAGATCGCTCCCGACTGGATCTATTGTTGGAGTGCGAACGGGGTTTCGGACTCCCCTAAAACCCCGTTGGTTCTCACTTCAGGCTTGTAATTGAGCCGTGCGGACCGAGATCGCCCGGGTGCGATCGCCCCGTCGGATCGTCAATTCGACGTTTTGACCGACTTGAGACTGTTCTACCAGATGTTGCAACTGTCCCGCCGTGCGGACGGGGTCGCCGTCGAGGGCCGTCACGATGTCCCCCGCACGCAATCCGGCGGCGGCGGGAGTATTCGGAAGCACGTTAAGGATCAAAACCCCGTCCATTTCCGGCAGTTGGAAAGAAGCGTTGGGGTCGCGATTGTGTTCCCGGGCAATTTCCGGGGTTAGGGTAATCATTTGAATCCCTAAATAAGGATGGGCGATCGCCTCTCCGCTAATTAATTGAGCTTGAATCGCTTTAAACTGGTCGATGGGAATCGCAAAACCAATCCCGTTGGCGTCGGCGCGAATGGCCGTATTGATCCCGATCACCTCCCCGCGTGCGTTGAGCAACGGTCCGCCGGAATTGCCGGGGTTGATGGCGGCGTCGGTTTGGATGAAGTCGAGACGCTTGTCCGGGATTCCCGCTTCGCTGCTCGATCGCTTCAAGGTGCTGACAATGCCGAGTGTAACCGTATTGTCGAGTCCGAGGGGATTGCCGACGGCGATCGCCCAGTCTCCGACCTTGACCCGAGTCGAATCCCCCAAGGGCGCCACGGGTAAATCCCCTCGGTTGCTGTCGATTTGGACGACGGCGAGATCGGTGACTTCATCGGTTCCTAAAACTTGCCCTTCCAGTTGCCGACCGTCTTTGAGGGTGACCGTCACGCGATCGGCGCGATCGACCACGTGAGCGTTGGTGACGACAATTCCCTTTTTATCGATAATAAAGCCCGACCCTTGACCGCGCAACCGTCGTTCTTGAGGCACGGGCGCCACGAAACTATCGCCGAAAAAGCGCTGAAAAAAGGGATCTTCGGCAAAGGGATCGAAACCGCGCATGGTCACGGTGCGTTCGGTGTCGATGCGAACGACGGCAGGGCCGACCCGATCGACTGCTTGGGTGACGAAACTCCCAGTTCCCGTGGCGTCTACCGCTTGCGGCGCCAAGGCGATCGCCTGGGAACCCGGCACGATCGCGGCACGCACGGGCATGAGGGGGGCGGCGATCGCGAGAACCAGGGCGATCGCGCCGACCCAGAATAAGCTTGTAATTTGCCGCAAATAACGGCTGAATCGATTCGAGTCTTGCATCGGATGGTTTGAAAATAAAGGTTTTCTTTTATTTATTTTAAAGAGTCGGTTTCTGCCCGAGCCAAGTAGAGAAATCAACACCCGGCGATCGGCTTTCCATTGTTTTGGATTCGGTTTTAGGTGAATTGCATTGTGAACAAAAATAGCATTGCTCAATCAGTTCAATCCGGTTTTCCGTAGAGATTTGGCCATTTGACCCGGTCGATCTCAGATTCAACTAATTGAAGATGGCTATACAGCAATTGGCGCTGTCATGAGGGACAAGAGGCAAAGATCCCCCTAACCCCCCTTACAAAGGGTGGCAGTGACAGTCCCCTTTTTTAAGGGGGATGTAGGGGGATCTAAATGTCTTGCATAGCAGAAGAACATGCTATGTAAGACTGTTTATAAAGAAAAGATCAAAAAATCTTGTAGGGATTTGGTTGCCAAACCCTTACAGGACACAATAGTTTATTGATGCTGTTGAAATAGCTAACAGCTTATTCGATATTTCACCGATAACGTAGCCCTCGAAGGGCTTAGACTGGGTAGGGGCATTTCGCGAAACGTAGGGGCGTTTCGCGAAATGCCCCTACGAAAGGAGAGGCACGAAGCCTGGTTTCTTTAGAGTGGGGTGCTGACAGGAAATCTATCAACTCAATTCAGTTAAGAGAGACTACAATTGCCATTGTAAAACGATTAAACTAATCGCCACGATCGCCACCGCAGACAGGGCGATCGCATCCGGGAGACGAATCGGTTGACGATCGCGATTTTGTCGAATTCGACCGTAACCCCGCAGCAACATCGCCCGATAAACTTGTTCCGATTGTTCGTAACTGCGAATTAATAACGTTCCGGCGAGAGACGCCAACAGAGTTAAATTCCGAGGGCTGAGTTTATGCGGCTGAAAACCGCGCAATCTCATCGCCATTTGCATCGTTTTGAGGCGATCGCCGATCTCGAATAAGTAGCGATAAAATAACAACATCATATCGGCGAGAATTGGAGACAGTCCCAGAGATCGCATGGCTTCTACCGTGCTTAAAAATGAGCCCGTTCCAAACAAAACGAGGGCGACGGTCACGATCGCCAAAAAACGACTCGCAATTAAAATCATCCCCTGCACCCCTTCCGCGTAAAGGGCGATCGGGCCGAGACGCAACCAGACCGTTTCCCCCGAGGCGAAGGGTAAAATTAAAACAATTCCCAATAGAAAAACCCCGGGATAACGAATGCGTTGCAACCAAAACGAAAACGGTAATTGAGACAGCCAATAAATCAAAGCCGTAATTGCGACCGTCGGCAACAACAACCGCCAATCTTCCACAAACGTATAAGCCAGAATCAAACTACTCAAGCCTAACAGTTTCGATCGCGGTTCCCACCGATGAAGCGGCGAATCGAGATGGGCGTATTCATCCAAACCTAATTTCATCGACGATCCTCGATTAACTCCGGTTTAACCCGTTGCAAAAATCCGACTAACATCGCCGTAAACGCACCTTCAATGGCCATTAACGGCAAGTGCGCCAGGATTAAACCGTAAATAGCGCCGCGTTCCGTGCGATCGTCGAAACCTTCGGGAATCGTAGTAATTACGAGGCTGAAAAAAATGAGGGCCGCCAGTCCCAAACCGATCGCCCCGGCAAGAAACGCAAACAGATTACTCGCCCACGATCCCCAGCGTTTGACGAAAGGATAGCGCCATTGAAATAAGTGATAGGAAATTAACGCCGGAACCCCCATCATCGTTGCATTGACGCCCAAGGTAGACAGTCCGCCATGACCGAACATCACCGCTTGAAAAAACAAGCCGATCGCGATCGCGGGAAAGGCGTAATACCCTAACACCGTTCCTAACAACCCGTTGAGAATCAAATGGACGCTGACCGGGGGGATGGGGATGTGAATCCAAGAAGCGACGAAAAACCCCGCCGTCAGTAAGGAGGCTTTGGGAATTTGCGCTTGGCTGTCCGGTTGGCGGTCGATCTGGCGCAAGCTATACCAAGTGAAGCCACTGGCGATCGCGTATCCGGCAATGCAGATTTTCGCCGGGAGAATGCCGTCAGGAATATGCATCGACTATTTGCCTCGCGAGAAAAATAACGCCGTTCCGACAAATCCCCAAACCCCGGACGCCCCCATCAACAGCATTTGAAGCGGTGTGTATTTAGTGTAACCTTGTTGTGCGATTGCGGGTTCTCCCTCCGGATCGAGAGCGATTCGGACGATTTCTCCATGACCCGCCTGTCTCACTTGGATATCCCAGGCCGGGCCGACGGCGCGATCGGGAATGAAGAAAAATTGACCGTTTTCGTCCGTGGTTCCTTTCAGCCAAGGATTGGCGGGATCGTCGGTCGCGTAAACGGTGACTTGGGCATTTTGCATCGGTTGACCGCTATCGAAACGGGCTGTAATCGAGATCGCCCGTTCGGTTCGATAGTCCAGGTGGACGCCATGGGCGATCGCCTCCGAACCGCGATCGCCCAAAAGGAACATCCCCAGGAACGCCAGCAACCGCATCGTTCGCCCGAGGCGATCGGTCGTAGAATCAGGATATTTTCGCTTCACGATCGCTCCTCTCGTTTCCAATCAACCCACCAACGCCCTTAAGATTTGGGCATGGCGTGACAGTGACCCTCGCCGACGTGACCCAACGACGGCAAAATTTGCTCGATTTTCTCGTAAGTCGCGGGGGACGTTTGTTTCAGTTGGGACAAATCGGTTTCGACTTTACCCTGCTGCGCTAAAGCGGCGAGGGGTTCAAACCCGATCGCCCCTTGGTTGAGCTCGTCCTCGGGAGGCAGTTCGCCATCGCCGAATAAATGGTCGAAGTGGAACGTCGCCTCTACTTCGGCATCGCTGGCAGGTTGCACGATCCCTTTACGTTCGTCGCCGACGAATTCGCCGCAATGAAAAGTGATTTCATCTTCAATTTTGAGGATAAATTCGACAGTTTCGCCGTCTTTTTGGGCGGTTCCTTCCAAAACTAAGGGATATCCGCCCTCCGCTTCCTCGGGGGCTTTGGCGAGGGTCCACGCCAAGGCATTGTACTGACCTGCGGGGGCAGAGACTTCGCCGACGAGGATCGGTTCGGCGGTGGCGTCACCTGCGGCTAAATCTACGGTTTTTGCCTCGACGAGGGTAATTTCTGTTTGTCCTCGAATCGGACCGCCCGCTTCGGCGTTGTAAGGGGGATCGGTTTGGTAGGCGGTGACGTTACTGAGGTGGACCGCCACGCGATCGAAGTTAATTTGCCAGCCATCTTTGGACACGAAGCCCTGACGTACGAAATCTTCGCCATTAGCGCGCAGGGCGAGGGTTCCGGGCTCTCCAGAGGGAGATTGTTCGGTTCCGGTTGGGGGGGGTTGGTTGCTTTCGCACCCGACAGTCGCCGAGGCGATCGCGATCGCGGCCAAGGTTGCTACGGTGAAAGTGGGTTTATTCACAATCGATTCGCCCTTAACTTATCTAAAATTCCGAGAAGCATGGGGGGCGCGGGGGGAGTGAGTCGCGCTCCGTTTTGCTTATCTATCAAATACAAAAGCGTTTTTCTCGAAAGTTTACAATCCCCTCCTAGGGCATGAATCGGCAAAATGGCAAGGGTTTGAGGGTTCGATCGCCCCGGGGGAAAAAGAAATTTTCGCACTGATGGCAGGGTATTTTAAGTCCGTCAGAGTCTTGAGAATTCGACGATCGATCGCGATCGCGCCGCCGATGTTTTGGCGGGGAATTTCCCTGAATTTTGAAGGCGGCGATCGGGGGAAATTTTTATCTTTTTTTAGGTTTTCCCCAACTGATGTTGTTGGCGCCCTCAGTGCGATCGCCCCCGTAGGGACTCAAGCCAAACCCAGCGCCCCTACTACTGACGGGTTTTTCATGAGTTCACCAATAGGAGAAACGCTATATATCGTCCGAGGGGTGGGCGATACGCTGTTGTCGGCGACGGTAGGAAGCTTGTACTTTTGCCATCTCGTCCTCAATCCACTCTTTGAGAGCTCCAATCTGGGGTCAGCTCTTGAGTAAACGACTCGAAAAATGCTCAAATACAGTTAACACCTTCGTCAAAACCCCAGAAACATGAAAGATCTTGACGTCAAAAAAACCATCGACTTGCTCAACACGATTATGGAATTCGAGTTGGCGGGAGTCGTGCGCTACACTCATTACTCCCTGATGGTGACCGGACCGAACCGGATCCCGATCGTGGAATTTTTCAAGATGCAGGCGACGGAATCGCTCACCCACGCCCAACAAGTCGGCGAAATTCTCACGGGTTTGGAAGGTCACCCCACCTTACGCATTGCCCCGATGGAAGAAACTTACAAACATGCGGTGAAAGATATTCTCGAAGAGAGTGTCAATCACGAACGCAAAGCCCTCGAATTGTATAAAGACTTGCTCGAAACCGTCGAAAATGCCAGCGTTTATCTCGAAGAATTCGCGCGCACGATGATCGGTACGGAAGAGCTGCACAATATCGAGCTGAAAAAGATGCTCCGAGATTTCAGCTAATTTCAGCGAAAAGAAGGCGATCGAGATCCCGCGTTTTTGAGATCGAATTCTCCGGCGATCGGTTCTTCTTTTCCCGTTACTTCTATTCTTCAAACTCTTGTTTGACGATTGTTTGAAGAATAGATAACTCGCCGGGGCGGATTTGATGTTTGTCGGGTTGAGATATGGAGCGGTAATTATGGAGTGGTCTGCAGCTTTACCGACATTTTTGGTGACGTTACGCGAAGGGGTCGAAGCGGCGTTAGTCGTGGGAATCGTGCTGGCGTGTTTGAGTAAAGCGCAGGCGCGGGATCTCAATCCCTGGGTCTATGCGGGGGTTGGCGGCGGCGCGATCGCCAGTGCGGGGATCGGAGCTTTGTTTATTTCCGGACTGCAGGCGGTCGCCCGATCGCGATCGACTTACGCCCCCGTGCTGAAACCCTTGTTAGAAGCGGGTTTTTGCCTGGTGGCGATCGCCATGCTCAGTTGGATGTTAATTTGGATGACCCAACAAGCCAAATCCCTCAAAGGAGAGATCGAAACGGCGGTGAAGGCGGCGGTCAAACCGGAAGGGGAAGATCGGGAACGCCCCAAGATTTGGCACAGTGCGGGGTGGGGAGTGTTTACCCTCGTTTTTATTGCCGTTTTGCGCGAAGGGTTTGAAACCGTCGTGTTTATTACCGCCCAATTCGAGCAAGGTTTAGCTCCCGTTTTGGGCGCGATTTTCGGCTTGCTGG from Oxynema aestuarii AP17 harbors:
- a CDS encoding HhoA/HhoB/HtrA family serine endopeptidase produces the protein MQDSNRFSRYLRQITSLFWVGAIALVLAIAAPLMPVRAAIVPGSQAIALAPQAVDATGTGSFVTQAVDRVGPAVVRIDTERTVTMRGFDPFAEDPFFQRFFGDSFVAPVPQERRLRGQGSGFIIDKKGIVVTNAHVVDRADRVTVTLKDGRQLEGQVLGTDEVTDLAVVQIDSNRGDLPVAPLGDSTRVKVGDWAIAVGNPLGLDNTVTLGIVSTLKRSSSEAGIPDKRLDFIQTDAAINPGNSGGPLLNARGEVIGINTAIRADANGIGFAIPIDQFKAIQAQLISGEAIAHPYLGIQMITLTPEIAREHNRDPNASFQLPEMDGVLILNVLPNTPAAAGLRAGDIVTALDGDPVRTAGQLQHLVEQSQVGQNVELTIRRGDRTRAISVRTAQLQA
- the cbiQ gene encoding cobalt ECF transporter T component CbiQ; protein product: MKLGLDEYAHLDSPLHRWEPRSKLLGLSSLILAYTFVEDWRLLLPTVAITALIYWLSQLPFSFWLQRIRYPGVFLLGIVLILPFASGETVWLRLGPIALYAEGVQGMILIASRFLAIVTVALVLFGTGSFLSTVEAMRSLGLSPILADMMLLFYRYLFEIGDRLKTMQMAMRLRGFQPHKLSPRNLTLLASLAGTLLIRSYEQSEQVYRAMLLRGYGRIRQNRDRQPIRLPDAIALSAVAIVAISLIVLQWQL
- the cbiM gene encoding cobalt transporter CbiM, with the translated sequence MHIPDGILPAKICIAGYAIASGFTWYSLRQIDRQPDSQAQIPKASLLTAGFFVASWIHIPIPPVSVHLILNGLLGTVLGYYAFPAIAIGLFFQAVMFGHGGLSTLGVNATMMGVPALISYHLFQWRYPFVKRWGSWASNLFAFLAGAIGLGLAALIFFSLVITTIPEGFDDRTERGAIYGLILAHLPLMAIEGAFTAMLVGFLQRVKPELIEDRR
- a CDS encoding carboxypeptidase-like regulatory domain-containing protein; the protein is MKRKYPDSTTDRLGRTMRLLAFLGMFLLGDRGSEAIAHGVHLDYRTERAISITARFDSGQPMQNAQVTVYATDDPANPWLKGTTDENGQFFFIPDRAVGPAWDIQVRQAGHGEIVRIALDPEGEPAIAQQGYTKYTPLQMLLMGASGVWGFVGTALFFSRGK
- a CDS encoding DUF4382 domain-containing protein, translated to MNKPTFTVATLAAIAIASATVGCESNQPPPTGTEQSPSGEPGTLALRANGEDFVRQGFVSKDGWQINFDRVAVHLSNVTAYQTDPPYNAEAGGPIRGQTEITLVEAKTVDLAAGDATAEPILVGEVSAPAGQYNALAWTLAKAPEEAEGGYPLVLEGTAQKDGETVEFILKIEDEITFHCGEFVGDERKGIVQPASDAEVEATFHFDHLFGDGELPPEDELNQGAIGFEPLAALAQQGKVETDLSQLKQTSPATYEKIEQILPSLGHVGEGHCHAMPKS
- a CDS encoding ferritin-like domain-containing protein gives rise to the protein MKDLDVKKTIDLLNTIMEFELAGVVRYTHYSLMVTGPNRIPIVEFFKMQATESLTHAQQVGEILTGLEGHPTLRIAPMEETYKHAVKDILEESVNHERKALELYKDLLETVENASVYLEEFARTMIGTEELHNIELKKMLRDFS
- a CDS encoding FTR1 family iron permease, with the protein product MEWSAALPTFLVTLREGVEAALVVGIVLACLSKAQARDLNPWVYAGVGGGAIASAGIGALFISGLQAVARSRSTYAPVLKPLLEAGFCLVAIAMLSWMLIWMTQQAKSLKGEIETAVKAAVKPEGEDRERPKIWHSAGWGVFTLVFIAVLREGFETVVFITAQFEQGLAPVLGAIFGLLGAVAIGFLLFEWGVKIDLRRFFQIMGILLLAIVSGLVISALKNINAAAVVLSSLDPQYAQICAAGAASCLLGPQVWDTTAFLPDDRFPGVVFKALFGYRSHLYLAQAIAYVLFLATAGTLYFQSLSNKTS